One stretch of Riemerella columbina DNA includes these proteins:
- a CDS encoding sensor histidine kinase, with product MKKNKFLFSKINLMVLFVTFSVVVFAITAYSFIIVKDLRQNEARNMIVFAKAMRFLQDEDQGDARMLELIQEIIITNDNIPIIVTDEKGNPLPDLIKNIPDDIKDNPEKLHQRLAQMKASYPPFELQISDTHTQYLYFDNSDLMNKLRYYPALLGFFIVLYLLLSYWFLKTIKKTDEGYLWAGLAKETAHQIGTPLSSMIGWIEILRMENEHSMGVKEIEKDIHRLTTISERFSKIGSIPELNDFNINETLQQNYDYLKSRISKKIKFTLNLPEQPILVAHNRILMSWVIENLTKNAVDAMKGEGSLNIHLYEKQKKVYIDVQDTGCGMSSQQARNIFKPGYSTKKRGWGLGLSLARRVIKEYHRGDIRLLSTEVGKGTAFRIEIKNEASS from the coding sequence ATGAAGAAAAATAAATTCTTATTTTCTAAAATCAACCTGATGGTTTTGTTTGTGACTTTCAGCGTTGTGGTGTTTGCAATTACGGCGTATTCCTTCATTATTGTGAAAGATTTACGCCAAAATGAAGCCCGCAATATGATTGTTTTTGCCAAGGCGATGCGTTTTCTCCAAGATGAAGACCAAGGCGATGCCAGAATGCTAGAACTGATACAAGAAATCATCATCACCAATGACAATATTCCCATTATCGTTACCGATGAAAAGGGCAATCCGCTTCCAGATTTAATTAAAAATATCCCTGACGATATTAAAGACAACCCCGAGAAATTACATCAAAGGTTGGCACAAATGAAGGCTTCATATCCACCTTTTGAGCTTCAAATTTCGGATACCCACACGCAGTATTTATATTTTGATAATTCGGATTTGATGAATAAACTCCGCTATTATCCTGCGCTGTTGGGCTTTTTTATTGTGCTTTATTTGCTCCTTTCTTACTGGTTTTTAAAAACGATAAAGAAAACCGATGAAGGCTATCTTTGGGCAGGGCTTGCCAAGGAAACCGCCCACCAAATAGGCACGCCACTATCTTCTATGATTGGCTGGATAGAGATCCTCAGGATGGAAAACGAACACAGTATGGGCGTTAAAGAAATAGAAAAAGACATCCATAGGCTGACCACCATTTCGGAACGATTTTCAAAAATAGGCTCTATCCCAGAGCTGAATGATTTTAACATCAACGAAACCCTGCAACAGAACTACGACTATCTTAAATCTCGGATTTCTAAGAAAATCAAATTTACGCTCAACTTGCCTGAACAGCCTATTTTGGTGGCACACAACCGCATTCTGATGAGTTGGGTTATTGAGAATTTAACCAAAAATGCCGTAGATGCGATGAAAGGCGAGGGGAGCCTCAATATTCACCTCTACGAAAAACAGAAAAAAGTCTATATAGATGTGCAAGATACAGGCTGCGGGATGAGTTCTCAACAAGCGCGAAACATCTTTAAACCAGGTTATTCCACCAAGAAAAGAGGCTGGGGCTTGGGCTTATCCTTGGCACGGCGCGTTATTAAAGAGTACCACCGTGGCGACATTCGGTTGCTCTCTACCGAGGTAGGGAAGGGCACCGCATTTAGGATAGAAATTAAAAATGAAGCCTCATCATAA
- the dacB gene encoding D-alanyl-D-alanine carboxypeptidase/D-alanyl-D-alanine endopeptidase encodes MKKTFSLLGLSVMMTLSAQNISEQLAKATQQLLSQPKMYAAQLSFYVADDAGNFIYEYQGNKGLSTASTQKLFTAAAALELLGKDYRYQTTMAYDGNLRDGVLHGNLYLRSNGDPTLGSWRYEGFQPQDFLSKMSQALAHQGIQSIEGDLIIDDCFFDFQTIPGGWSWNDLGNYYGAGVWGVNWRENQFDLHIQGGSQAGKPTQFKGFSYPLVGVSWVNETTSGSPKSGDQSYIYTAPHSPVAYINGSLPAGKTTTVSGAVPNPPLQLGTEILKTLQSAHISFSGQLKTTSQQRIQQQVVASFPEASIFFTYNSPPLEKIVYWFLRKSVNLYGETLVKTIGMQQNHRSDFGSSVALLQDFWKNKGIRTAMINFADGSGLSPQNYASARAEVQALVWSKKQAWFPTFYEALPIYNGMKMKSGTIKSTKAYAGYHTSKSGKHYIFSIIVNNYEGSSINAELFKVLDVLK; translated from the coding sequence ATGAAAAAAACATTCAGCCTACTGGGGCTTTCTGTCATGATGACTCTTTCCGCTCAGAACATCAGCGAACAACTGGCTAAAGCCACACAACAATTATTAAGTCAGCCTAAAATGTACGCCGCTCAACTGTCTTTTTATGTAGCGGATGATGCGGGTAATTTCATCTATGAATACCAAGGCAACAAAGGGCTATCTACGGCAAGTACGCAGAAGTTGTTTACTGCCGCTGCCGCTTTGGAACTTTTGGGCAAAGACTACCGCTATCAAACCACAATGGCTTATGATGGTAACCTCCGCGATGGCGTGCTCCACGGCAATTTATACCTCCGCTCTAACGGCGACCCTACGCTGGGCAGTTGGCGCTATGAGGGTTTTCAGCCGCAGGATTTTTTATCGAAAATGAGCCAAGCTTTAGCCCACCAAGGCATCCAATCCATTGAGGGCGACTTGATTATAGATGATTGTTTTTTTGATTTTCAAACCATTCCTGGGGGCTGGTCGTGGAATGATTTAGGCAACTATTATGGTGCTGGCGTCTGGGGTGTTAATTGGCGAGAAAATCAGTTTGACCTCCATATTCAAGGCGGAAGCCAAGCAGGGAAACCTACCCAATTTAAAGGCTTTTCTTATCCATTGGTGGGCGTTTCTTGGGTTAATGAAACCACTTCTGGAAGTCCAAAATCTGGCGACCAGAGTTATATTTATACCGCCCCGCATAGCCCTGTGGCATACATCAACGGCTCACTACCAGCGGGGAAAACTACTACCGTTTCTGGGGCGGTACCTAATCCGCCGTTGCAACTGGGAACGGAAATTCTTAAAACTTTACAGTCGGCGCACATTTCATTTTCTGGACAATTGAAAACAACAAGCCAGCAACGCATTCAGCAACAGGTTGTTGCATCATTTCCTGAGGCGTCTATATTCTTCACTTATAACTCGCCGCCGTTGGAAAAAATCGTTTATTGGTTCCTTAGAAAGAGTGTGAACCTCTATGGCGAAACTTTGGTAAAAACAATAGGAATGCAGCAAAATCACCGTTCAGATTTTGGCAGTAGTGTGGCTTTGCTTCAAGATTTTTGGAAAAACAAAGGCATCCGCACAGCTATGATTAACTTTGCTGATGGCAGTGGGCTTTCGCCACAAAATTACGCCTCGGCGCGCGCCGAAGTTCAAGCCTTGGTTTGGAGCAAAAAGCAAGCGTGGTTCCCTACTTTTTACGAGGCGTTGCCCATTTATAACGGGATGAAAATGAAAAGCGGTACCATAAAATCTACCAAAGCTTATGCGGGCTACCACACTTCTAAAAGCGGAAAACACTATATTTTCTCCATCATCGTTAATAATTATGAGGGCAGTAGCATCAATGCGGAATTATTTAAAGTTTTAGATGTTTTAAAGTAA